The genome window CACACTTTCTGACGTGCTTTGGAGGCCACACTTTGCTCGACCGACAGTGCCACCCGATGTGGAAAAACCCGACGACTTCCGCGGCGCGTCAGCCTCGCCGGTCGCCACTCACCGGACCCCCATCAGCGCAAGCTTCACCAACCCCCGCCTTCCGAGGCGCCTATTTAAAGCCCTCACTCTACCACTCCCCTGGCAACACAAGCGGAAGCGGCAAGCCTGCAAACACCTGCAATAGCACTGCCGTGCTCTGAGCTGCTCCTCTAATTAAGCAAAGCTAGCACCAAGCTCGGTCGACCGGCCACCGCAGCAATGGCCTCCGCCAACAGCTGGACCCTCGAGATCGCGTCGCCGGTGACCGCACCGCGCCTGTTCCGCGCCGCCGTGATGGACTGGCACACCCTGGCCCCCAAGCTCGCCTCCCAAGTCGTCGCCAGCGCTCATCCCGTCGAGGGCGAGGGCGGCGTCGGCAGCGTCAGGCAGTTCAACTTCACCTCAGGTACGTGCCCGCCAGCACCACACTCGGACAAACATATCCTCACCGATCAAGCAGTGCATAACGTGCCACTGTGCTATGTAGCCATGCCGTTCGGCTTCATGAAGGAGAGGCTCGAGTTCCTGGACGCGGACAAGTGCGAGTGCAAATCGACGCTCATCGAGGGCGGCGGCATCGGAGTGGCAATCGAGACGGCGACATCGCACATCAAGGTGGAGCCCGCGGCCGATGGCGGGAGCGTGGTGAAGGTGGACTCGACGTACAAGCTCCTGCCGGGCGTGGAGGTGAAGGATGAGATCGCCAAGGCCAAGGAGTCCGTCACCGCCATCTTCAAGGCCGCCGAGGCCTACCTGATCGCCAACCCGGAATCC of Phragmites australis chromosome 3, lpPhrAust1.1, whole genome shotgun sequence contains these proteins:
- the LOC133912314 gene encoding pathogenesis-related protein 1-like — its product is MASANSWTLEIASPVTAPRLFRAAVMDWHTLAPKLASQVVASAHPVEGEGGVGSVRQFNFTSAMPFGFMKERLEFLDADKCECKSTLIEGGGIGVAIETATSHIKVEPAADGGSVVKVDSTYKLLPGVEVKDEIAKAKESVTAIFKAAEAYLIANPESYN